In Dyadobacter sp. NIV53, a single window of DNA contains:
- a CDS encoding T9SS type A sorting domain-containing protein, which translates to MEDNAGKPSNNATVTVTYLPCTVDIGGTIYLDNSGLADGITGTPVNGTTLGLYVTLKQGNNQIAVHAVDAAGKYVFSETPVGTYKLVLGTTSTGSSAKQLPSGYFTSSEGGRISTGGTIAAGVASGDGTANGETTITVDCAEITYENLRTTAASYLLNNFGISTTDPLPVTLASFTAAREGTAAVLEWTTTEEENSDRFEVEHSRNGKDWGLIGTVKSHVDSKVVNTYGYTHTMPSEGTNYYRLKMVDRASDRRDESFAYSRIRSVEFPGVQVLLYPNPAVRFVNVTGQEGKTVQVYDVAGTLRMTARVANGRIGTDSLENGVYLVKMNDTNGKTIVRKFVILK; encoded by the coding sequence GTGGAAGACAATGCGGGCAAGCCATCCAATAATGCGACGGTGACGGTCACTTACCTGCCCTGCACGGTCGATATCGGCGGGACGATCTACCTGGACAATTCAGGGCTAGCAGACGGTATCACCGGCACACCTGTCAACGGTACAACACTGGGCTTATATGTGACACTGAAACAGGGCAATAACCAGATAGCGGTACATGCCGTGGATGCGGCCGGTAAGTATGTGTTCAGCGAAACACCGGTGGGGACCTACAAGCTGGTCCTGGGAACCACATCTACCGGGTCTTCGGCCAAACAGCTGCCCTCGGGTTACTTCACTTCCAGTGAAGGCGGACGGATCAGTACGGGCGGCACCATTGCTGCGGGTGTGGCATCGGGCGACGGAACGGCCAACGGGGAAACCACGATCACGGTCGACTGTGCAGAGATCACTTACGAAAACCTGAGGACGACGGCAGCCAGCTACCTTTTGAACAACTTCGGGATCTCGACCACCGACCCGCTGCCAGTGACGCTGGCCAGCTTCACGGCGGCCAGAGAAGGGACAGCCGCCGTACTGGAATGGACCACGACGGAGGAAGAGAACAGCGACCGCTTTGAAGTGGAGCACAGCAGGAACGGAAAGGATTGGGGCCTGATCGGGACCGTCAAATCGCATGTGGACAGCAAGGTTGTGAACACCTATGGCTATACCCACACGATGCCCTCTGAGGGAACCAACTACTACCGCTTGAAAATGGTGGACCGGGCATCGGACCGCCGTGATGAAAGCTTTGCGTACAGCCGGATCCGCAGCGTGGAATTCCCGGGCGTGCAGGTGCTGCTGTACCCCAACCCGGCGGTGCGTTTTGTAAACGTGACAGGCCAGGAAGGAAAAACGGTACAGGTCTATGATGTGGCGGGGACCCTGCGGATGACAGCCAGAGTGGCCAATGGCAGGATCGGGACGGACAGCCTGGAAAACGGGGTGTACCTGGTCAAAATGAACGACACCAATGGCAAAACCATTGTCAGAAAGTTCGTAATCCTGAAATAA
- a CDS encoding N,N-dimethylformamidase beta subunit family domain-containing protein: MLRSLHLTVSLLLICLLRFSELSAQTNAIVTENAKTGNPASEWDIDGAGDRSIQGFATDISYNKGETAIFKIKTNASSYLIKIYRLGYYQGNGARLITTLNVTGVTAQPACETDGTGLVDCGNWAVSAQWAIPATAVSGIYLAKLIRNDNLGASHIAFVVRDDASTSDLFFQTSDATWQAYNVFGDISTNGKSLYTGVSGVKSPKVSYNRPFLTREGGGGGGAEEDWLFNSEYPMIRFLERNGYDMSYTTDVDTERRGNLILNHDVFMSVGHDEYWSKGMRDNVAAARNAGKHLAFFGGNEVYWKTRWERSITDTSNDLTNNYRTLVCYKEGNSGENTCGTKCDPTSEWTGLWRSGCEYGGANGCKPENELSGQASWNGVSGTIQVPSEYKNLRFWRNTSVASLDDGETASLTPNTLGYEWDPEQESYRSSYPAGRIILSSTILDGQTHHLTLYKHNSGALVFAAGTVQWTWGLDINHDRYNNEPVSPAIQQATINLFADMHVQPGTLQAGLVAATASNDTQAPTHTITSPSASGNIPSGSTFTIKGTAADAGTIAGIEVSTDGGTTWRLAKGTNTWTFAWTPTTQGNTVIRSRAFDDSGNISAVATVNVTVTPPVAQSCPCTVFNEATDAPAGSLYNDNGNGIQLGMKFHSNTDGSVTGVRFYKQAGNSGTHTGQLYNSAGVKLAEATFVNETASGWQQVSFASPVAITANTTYIISYHSSAGYYSATNMYFAEAKINGVLRGLANGEDGNNGVYSYTSVPAFPTDSYGSSNYYVDVVFSSGNTADTTPPAVASTSPAANASAVNVSANITVVFNEAISENTVSASTIRLLDAGSPVPAAVTYDANTLTATLNPASNLDYSTNYTISVTGGNSGVTDLAGNELAANYNVTFTTQGKPGPSPNDGPGGPILVISDEANPFSRYPVEILRAEGLNEFAAKDISDITATPSLLNDYDVIILGEISLSAANVNSLTTWVNAGGTLIAFKPNEQLASLFGITAISGSLTDKYLKINASGPGVGIVNETIQFHGQADLYTLSGAASLANLYSSATVATSNPAVTTRDVGSGKAIAFTYDLAKSVVYTRQGNPAWAGQKRDGQINPIRSDDMFFPDWVDFNKIEIPQADEQQRFLANIILQSNLEKKPLPRFWYLPRGLKAAVIMTGDDHGNGGTIGRFNDYISKSPSNDQQAVNNWTAVRGTSYIYSNTPITNAQAAAFQTQGFEIALHLNTNCGDYTVNGLRRFFDDQLPDLAQKFPGLSPPTTNRTHCIAWSDWATKPKVELEKGIRLDADYYYWPEAWVNDRPGMFTGSGMPMRFADLDGSLIDVYQAVTQLTDESGITYAAHINKLLDNAIDKGYYGVFTANMHTDQNGGNSSDGSDAIVASALQRQIPVVSAKQMLTWLDGRNNSSFKDMTWSNNALNFTITTADGSTNLRAMLPVNGNNSQLTGLTMNNNAVTYTTENIKGILYAFFPAINGIYKATYGTSCPTLVFNPVTGNALPNATEGVAYNQTISVNATGYTFTATGLPSGLSLSSSGLLNGTPANAGSEFNITVTATKGTCSANASYSLNVSDPPNQAPVLTPVGSKTATVGQALGFTATATDPDAGQTKTFSLTGNVPGGATINASTGVFSWTPTTAGPFTVTVKVTDNGSPALSDEEEVKITVSDPPNQPPVLTPIGSKTATVGQALGFTATATDPDAGQSKTFSLTGNVPDGATINASTGVFSWTPTTAGPFTVTVKVTDNGSPALSDEEEVKITVSDPPNQPPVLTPIGSKTATVGQALGFTATATDPDAGQSKTFSLTGNVPDGATINASTGVFSWTPTTAGPFTVTVKVTDNGSPALSDEEEVKITVSDPPNQPPVLTPIGQKTATVGQALGFTATATDPDAGQSKTFSLTGNVPGGATINASTGVFSWTPTTAGPFTITVKVTDNGSPALSDEEDVKITVSDPPNQPPVLTPVGSKTATVGQALGFTATATDPDAGQSKTFSLTGNVPGGATINPSTGVFSWTPTTAGPFTVTVKVTDNGSPALSDEEEVKITVSDPPNQPPVLTPIGQKTATVGQALGFTATATDPDAGQSKTFSLTGNVPGGATINPSTGVFSWTPTTAGPFTVTVKVTDNGSPALSDEEVVNVVVSSPAATTIRINSAGSEYTATENRQFMADVYFSGTAGTSSALPGTVNILNTTDDVLYRTARSSTDFVYNIPVQNGSYKVVLHFAETYFGAPEKASGGVNKRKFNVDIEGSRKLTDYDIYAKAGGAIRPVLETFTVAVNDNYLNINFTKGTVNQPILCAIEVTPQAPVVNRPPVLTSIGDKTATVGQVLTFTATATDPDAGQTKTFSLTGTVPGGATINSSTGVFSWTPSTAGLFTFKVKVTDNGSPALSDEKSIQVTVNNPPNQAPVLSAIGNKSVTVGKVLSFTATATDPNAGQTKTFSLTGTVPAGATINASTGVFSWTPTATGTFPFTVKVTDNGSPTLSDEEAITVTVSNIPATAIRINSAGSAYTATGNRPFIADAYYGGTASTASPLPGTVDILNTTDDVLYRSERSSEAFNYDIPVQNGSYNVILHFAETYFGAPGKPAGGVGKRKFNVAIENVTKLTNYDVYAKAGGSLRPVLETFPVTVTDGRLNINFTKGTANIPKLSAIEVIPVSATAVRIAQEDISTAKKEEFSKSETYPNPTHNKFTIKLSGRHKGKVSMKLIGTSGKVFPIINPVNIKPELKTEVDVSVLSLPEGIYLLKIQSASATETLKVLILD, translated from the coding sequence ATGTTAAGATCATTACATCTCACAGTTAGTTTATTATTGATTTGTCTTCTGCGCTTTTCAGAATTATCCGCTCAGACAAATGCTATTGTAACCGAAAATGCCAAAACCGGAAATCCTGCCAGCGAATGGGATATAGACGGTGCCGGAGACCGAAGTATCCAGGGATTTGCAACGGATATCAGTTATAATAAAGGTGAAACCGCAATATTCAAGATTAAAACCAATGCCAGCAGTTACCTGATAAAAATTTACAGGCTTGGTTATTATCAGGGCAATGGTGCGAGGCTTATCACAACCTTAAATGTAACAGGTGTTACAGCACAACCGGCATGTGAGACCGATGGTACCGGGCTTGTAGATTGCGGAAACTGGGCAGTATCAGCTCAATGGGCTATTCCAGCCACAGCGGTTTCTGGTATTTATCTTGCCAAATTGATACGGAATGACAACTTAGGAGCCAGTCATATTGCGTTTGTTGTGAGAGATGACGCGAGCACTTCTGACCTCTTTTTCCAGACTTCGGATGCTACCTGGCAGGCTTACAATGTATTTGGTGATATCAGTACGAATGGTAAGAGTTTGTATACCGGAGTTAGTGGCGTCAAATCACCGAAAGTGAGCTATAACCGGCCATTTCTCACGCGTGAAGGCGGAGGTGGCGGTGGTGCCGAAGAAGACTGGTTATTTAATTCCGAATATCCGATGATCCGCTTCCTCGAAAGAAACGGTTACGATATGTCCTATACGACCGATGTAGATACGGAGCGTCGAGGAAACCTGATCCTAAATCATGATGTATTTATGTCAGTCGGCCATGATGAATACTGGTCTAAAGGCATGCGGGACAATGTTGCAGCTGCGCGTAATGCAGGAAAACACCTCGCTTTTTTTGGCGGTAACGAGGTGTACTGGAAAACCCGCTGGGAAAGAAGCATCACAGATACTTCTAACGATCTTACTAATAATTACCGCACTTTGGTATGTTACAAAGAAGGAAATTCAGGTGAAAATACATGTGGTACCAAATGTGACCCAACTTCCGAATGGACAGGGCTTTGGCGAAGCGGATGTGAATATGGCGGTGCCAATGGCTGTAAACCCGAAAATGAACTCAGCGGGCAAGCCAGCTGGAATGGCGTTTCAGGTACGATACAGGTACCGAGTGAATATAAAAATCTGCGTTTCTGGCGTAATACTTCAGTGGCTTCTCTGGATGACGGGGAAACTGCCAGCCTGACGCCCAATACACTTGGTTATGAATGGGACCCGGAACAGGAATCCTACCGTTCGTCTTATCCGGCAGGAAGGATTATTTTGTCATCGACCATTCTGGATGGCCAGACCCACCATCTTACCCTTTACAAACATAATAGCGGTGCACTGGTATTTGCAGCGGGTACCGTACAATGGACCTGGGGACTAGATATCAATCACGACAGGTACAATAATGAACCAGTCAGCCCGGCCATACAACAGGCGACAATTAATTTATTTGCGGACATGCACGTTCAGCCAGGCACTTTACAAGCCGGTCTGGTAGCAGCAACTGCTTCTAATGATACACAGGCCCCTACTCATACCATTACTTCGCCTTCTGCCTCGGGCAATATTCCAAGTGGTTCCACATTCACCATAAAGGGTACAGCGGCAGATGCCGGCACCATTGCCGGTATAGAGGTTTCTACGGACGGAGGCACTACCTGGCGGCTCGCAAAAGGAACAAATACCTGGACTTTTGCGTGGACCCCAACCACACAGGGAAATACTGTGATCCGCAGCCGTGCTTTTGATGATTCAGGAAATATAAGTGCGGTTGCTACGGTTAATGTAACCGTGACACCACCAGTGGCGCAATCCTGTCCCTGCACGGTATTTAACGAGGCAACTGATGCGCCTGCAGGTTCATTATATAACGACAATGGCAATGGTATTCAGTTAGGTATGAAATTTCATTCCAATACCGATGGTTCTGTCACAGGCGTACGCTTTTATAAACAAGCCGGTAATTCGGGCACACACACCGGACAATTATATAATAGTGCCGGTGTGAAATTAGCTGAGGCAACTTTTGTAAATGAAACAGCATCCGGCTGGCAGCAGGTAAGTTTTGCATCGCCGGTAGCAATCACTGCCAATACCACTTATATCATTTCGTACCATAGCAGTGCGGGTTATTATTCGGCTACCAATATGTATTTTGCCGAGGCCAAAATAAACGGCGTTCTGAGAGGTCTGGCGAATGGGGAAGATGGAAATAATGGTGTTTATTCATACACTTCTGTACCTGCTTTTCCAACTGATTCCTACGGATCAAGCAATTATTATGTGGATGTAGTATTTAGCTCCGGCAATACGGCGGATACCACACCACCAGCTGTGGCCTCTACTTCTCCGGCTGCGAATGCTTCGGCAGTAAATGTTTCAGCCAATATTACCGTAGTATTTAATGAAGCTATTAGCGAAAATACAGTTTCAGCCAGTACTATCCGTCTGCTTGATGCAGGCTCACCCGTTCCGGCTGCGGTTACTTATGATGCCAATACGCTTACTGCCACGCTCAATCCCGCTTCTAACCTGGATTATTCAACTAATTATACTATTTCCGTAACTGGCGGAAATAGTGGTGTTACGGATCTGGCAGGAAATGAACTGGCCGCAAATTATAATGTAACATTTACTACACAAGGCAAACCAGGACCATCTCCCAATGACGGCCCTGGCGGCCCTATACTGGTTATCAGTGATGAGGCCAATCCGTTCAGCCGGTATCCGGTAGAAATTTTAAGAGCCGAAGGTTTGAATGAGTTTGCTGCAAAAGATATTTCAGATATAACAGCCACACCTTCATTGCTCAATGATTATGATGTGATCATACTGGGGGAAATTTCTCTTTCTGCTGCCAATGTCAATTCACTCACTACATGGGTCAATGCGGGAGGCACTTTGATTGCATTTAAACCAAATGAACAACTGGCTTCACTATTTGGTATCACAGCCATTAGCGGGTCATTGACTGACAAGTACCTGAAAATTAATGCCAGCGGGCCAGGTGTGGGTATAGTTAATGAAACCATTCAATTTCATGGCCAGGCAGATTTATATACTCTTAGTGGTGCTGCCAGCCTGGCCAACCTCTACTCCAGTGCTACTGTTGCCACCAGCAATCCTGCGGTTACCACACGTGATGTTGGCAGCGGAAAGGCTATTGCATTTACTTACGATCTTGCAAAGTCCGTTGTTTACACACGTCAGGGCAACCCTGCATGGGCAGGCCAGAAACGTGACGGGCAAATAAATCCGATACGCTCCGACGATATGTTTTTCCCTGACTGGGTTGATTTTAACAAAATTGAGATTCCACAGGCAGATGAACAGCAACGGTTCCTGGCTAATATTATCCTTCAAAGTAATCTGGAAAAGAAACCATTGCCCCGGTTCTGGTATTTGCCAAGAGGCTTAAAGGCCGCTGTTATCATGACAGGGGATGATCATGGAAATGGAGGTACAATCGGAAGGTTTAATGATTACATCAGCAAGAGCCCTTCCAATGACCAGCAGGCAGTAAACAATTGGACTGCAGTAAGGGGAACCTCCTATATTTATTCAAATACGCCCATTACAAATGCACAGGCTGCGGCATTTCAGACCCAGGGTTTTGAAATAGCACTTCATTTGAACACCAACTGCGGGGATTATACTGTGAATGGCTTAAGACGTTTCTTTGATGACCAATTACCTGATCTTGCACAAAAATTCCCGGGACTTTCCCCGCCAACTACCAACCGGACGCATTGTATAGCATGGAGTGACTGGGCAACCAAACCAAAAGTTGAACTGGAAAAAGGAATCCGGCTGGATGCAGATTACTATTACTGGCCGGAAGCCTGGGTAAATGACAGGCCGGGAATGTTTACAGGTTCAGGTATGCCAATGCGTTTTGCAGATCTGGATGGCAGCCTGATTGATGTTTACCAGGCAGTCACCCAGTTAACCGATGAATCAGGAATTACTTATGCAGCGCATATCAATAAATTGCTGGACAATGCAATTGATAAAGGTTATTACGGTGTGTTTACAGCCAATATGCATACTGACCAAAATGGCGGTAACAGCAGTGACGGTTCAGATGCCATTGTTGCTTCAGCATTGCAAAGACAAATTCCCGTAGTTTCTGCCAAACAAATGCTTACCTGGCTGGATGGACGCAATAATTCTTCGTTCAAAGACATGACATGGAGTAATAATGCATTGAACTTTACCATTACCACTGCTGATGGGTCAACCAATTTACGTGCCATGCTTCCTGTTAATGGCAATAACAGCCAGTTAACAGGGCTGACCATGAATAACAATGCAGTTACTTATACGACTGAGAATATTAAGGGAATATTATATGCTTTCTTTCCGGCAATTAATGGCATTTACAAAGCAACGTATGGCACTTCCTGTCCAACGCTCGTGTTCAATCCTGTTACCGGAAATGCCTTGCCAAATGCAACTGAAGGGGTTGCATATAACCAAACAATCAGCGTAAATGCTACGGGATATACTTTTACTGCGACAGGATTGCCTTCCGGACTTTCCTTATCATCTTCCGGTTTACTAAACGGAACACCTGCAAATGCAGGTTCTGAATTTAATATTACAGTCACTGCTACAAAAGGAACCTGTTCTGCAAATGCAAGTTATAGTCTTAACGTAAGTGATCCGCCAAACCAGGCACCCGTACTAACTCCAGTAGGATCCAAAACTGCTACTGTCGGCCAGGCATTAGGATTTACGGCAACAGCAACCGATCCGGATGCGGGGCAGACTAAAACCTTTTCATTAACCGGAAATGTCCCGGGCGGAGCTACGATCAATGCTTCAACAGGCGTTTTCAGCTGGACTCCAACGACGGCAGGTCCGTTCACAGTTACAGTAAAAGTTACGGACAACGGTTCACCCGCTTTGTCCGATGAAGAAGAGGTTAAGATAACGGTTAGTGATCCGCCAAACCAGCCACCCGTACTTACGCCAATAGGATCAAAAACTGCTACTGTCGGCCAGGCATTAGGTTTTACAGCCACAGCAACCGATCCGGATGCGGGACAGTCCAAAACGTTTTCATTAACCGGAAATGTCCCGGACGGAGCTACGATCAATGCTTCAACAGGCGTTTTCAGCTGGACACCAACGACGGCAGGCCCGTTCACAGTTACGGTAAAAGTTACCGACAACGGTTCACCAGCTTTGTCTGATGAAGAAGAGGTTAAGATAACGGTTAGTGATCCGCCAAACCAGCCACCCGTACTAACACCAATAGGATCCAAAACTGCTACTGTCGGCCAGGCATTAGGATTTACAGCTACAGCAACCGATCCGGATGCGGGACAGTCCAAAACGTTTTCATTAACCGGAAATGTCCCGGACGGAGCTACGATCAATGCTTCAACAGGCGTTTTCAGCTGGACTCCAACGACGGCAGGTCCGTTCACAGTTACAGTAAAAGTTACGGACAACGGTTCACCCGCTTTGTCCGATGAAGAAGAGGTTAAGATAACGGTTAGTGATCCGCCAAACCAGCCACCCGTACTTACGCCAATAGGACAAAAAACTGCTACTGTCGGCCAGGCATTAGGATTTACGGCCACAGCAACCGATCCGGATGCAGGGCAGTCCAAAACCTTTTCATTAACCGGAAATGTCCCGGGCGGAGCTACCATCAATGCTTCAACAGGCGTTTTCAGCTGGACTCCAACGACGGCAGGCCCGTTCACAATTACGGTAAAAGTTACTGACAACGGTTCACCAGCTTTGTCTGATGAAGAAGATGTTAAGATAACGGTTAGTGATCCGCCAAACCAGCCACCCGTACTAACTCCAGTAGGATCCAAAACTGCTACTGTCGGCCAGGCATTAGGATTTACAGCTACAGCAACCGATCCGGATGCGGGGCAGTCCAAAACCTTTTCATTAACCGGAAATGTCCCGGGCGGAGCTACCATCAATCCTTCAACAGGCGTTTTCAGCTGGACTCCAACGACGGCAGGCCCGTTCACGGTTACAGTAAAAGTTACGGACAACGGTTCACCCGCTTTGTCCGATGAAGAAGAGGTTAAGATAACGGTTAGTGATCCGCCAAACCAGCCACCCGTACTTACGCCAATAGGACAAAAAACTGCTACTGTCGGCCAGGCATTAGGATTTACAGCTACAGCAACCGATCCGGATGCGGGGCAGTCCAAAACCTTTTCATTAACCGGAAATGTCCCGGGCGGAGCTACCATCAATCCTTCAACAGGCGTTTTCAGCTGGACTCCAACGACGGCAGGCCCGTTCACGGTTACAGTAAAAGTTACGGACAACGGTTCACCCGCTTTGTCCGATGAAGAAGTGGTTAATGTAGTTGTTAGTAGTCCCGCGGCAACAACTATACGGATCAATTCGGCAGGCAGTGAATACACTGCTACTGAAAACCGCCAGTTTATGGCTGATGTTTATTTTAGCGGGACTGCTGGTACTTCATCCGCTCTGCCAGGCACAGTTAATATCCTGAATACAACTGACGATGTTTTGTACCGTACAGCGCGTAGTTCCACTGACTTTGTTTACAATATCCCTGTACAAAACGGCTCGTATAAAGTGGTGCTGCATTTTGCTGAAACCTATTTCGGTGCTCCCGAAAAAGCCTCGGGAGGAGTTAACAAACGTAAGTTCAATGTTGACATTGAAGGCAGCAGAAAACTGACCGATTATGATATTTATGCTAAGGCAGGAGGGGCAATACGGCCTGTACTGGAAACATTCACGGTGGCGGTTAATGACAATTATCTGAACATTAATTTCACAAAAGGTACAGTGAACCAGCCTATTCTGTGTGCTATTGAGGTAACACCACAGGCACCAGTTGTAAACCGGCCTCCGGTACTTACATCAATTGGAGATAAAACGGCTACTGTGGGCCAGGTACTAACTTTCACAGCGACAGCAACCGATCCTGATGCGGGACAAACGAAGACGTTTTCATTAACCGGAACCGTTCCGGGCGGGGCTACAATCAATTCTTCGACAGGTGTTTTCAGCTGGACACCATCAACAGCAGGTCTGTTCACATTTAAGGTAAAAGTTACGGACAACGGTTCGCCAGCTTTGTCCGATGAAAAATCCATTCAGGTAACAGTCAACAACCCGCCTAATCAGGCTCCGGTACTTTCAGCAATTGGGAATAAATCCGTTACGGTTGGAAAAGTTCTGAGTTTTACTGCAACAGCAACTGATCCAAATGCAGGGCAGACCAAAACATTTTCGTTGACCGGAACTGTCCCGGCAGGAGCCACAATCAATGCATCTACTGGTGTTTTCAGCTGGACGCCAACAGCAACCGGTACTTTTCCATTCACAGTAAAAGTGACAGACAACGGTTCACCAACTTTGTCTGATGAAGAAGCTATTACGGTAACAGTCAGTAACATCCCAGCGACAGCAATACGTATCAATTCGGCGGGCAGTGCCTACACGGCTACGGGAAACCGGCCGTTTATTGCCGATGCATACTATGGCGGTACTGCGAGTACTGCGTCTCCCCTGCCCGGTACAGTTGATATCCTGAATACAACAGATGATGTATTATACCGGTCAGAGCGTTCCTCGGAGGCATTTAATTATGATATACCCGTACAAAACGGCTCTTATAATGTGATCCTGCACTTTGCTGAAACCTATTTCGGTGCTCCCGGAAAACCAGCCGGAGGTGTAGGCAAGCGAAAATTCAATGTTGCTATTGAAAATGTTACGAAGCTTACCAATTATGATGTATATGCAAAAGCAGGCGGATCATTGCGGCCCGTTCTGGAAACCTTTCCTGTAACCGTAACCGATGGCAGGCTGAATATAAATTTTACAAAAGGCACTGCCAATATCCCTAAACTGTCTGCGATTGAAGTTATTCCCGTCAGCGCCACAGCAGTCCGGATTGCACAGGAAGATATCAGTACTGCAAAAAAAGAGGAGTTCAGCAAATCAGAAACTTATCCGAACCCTACTCATAATAAATTTACCATTAAATTATCCGGCCGGCATAAAGGCAAAGTCAGTATGAAGCTTATCGGCACATCGGGGAAGGTATTTCCAATTATTAACCCGGTAAACATAAAACCTGAATTAAAAACAGAAGTGGATGTTTCCGTTTTGTCTTTACCGGAAGGTATTTATCTCCTTAAAATTCAATCAGCCTCAGCAACTGAGACACTGAAAGTATTGATTCTGGATTAA
- a CDS encoding Hsp20 family protein: MFIRNISLVPSERLFQLNGKVLTDNISAGYVDGVMTVTLPKNPETNKPAQEVNVS, translated from the coding sequence ATGTTTATCAGGAATATCAGCCTGGTTCCTTCTGAACGTTTATTTCAGCTAAACGGAAAAGTACTGACCGACAACATCAGTGCAGGTTATGTTGATGGTGTGATGACCGTAACGCTGCCTAAAAATCCTGAAACCAATAAACCAGCGCAGGAAGTAAACGTAAGCTAA
- a CDS encoding Hsp20/alpha crystallin family protein produces MNTNQNTATDSQNQQGFGPKNHACGGGPFKKFAERFGGQFGGKSPWGKTSGGRFGNRKAANIEENDTSFIISLYAAGLDKSNFKISVSDDILAISYSVPENVEESKNKYVYQEYQPGSF; encoded by the coding sequence ATGAATACTAATCAGAACACAGCAACCGATTCACAGAATCAACAAGGATTTGGGCCTAAAAACCATGCATGCGGCGGAGGGCCTTTCAAAAAATTTGCAGAAAGATTTGGCGGTCAGTTTGGTGGCAAATCACCATGGGGAAAAACATCCGGCGGTCGCTTTGGTAATCGCAAGGCCGCCAATATTGAAGAAAATGATACTTCATTTATTATTTCCCTCTATGCTGCAGGCCTTGATAAAAGCAACTTCAAAATTTCCGTAAGCGACGATATACTGGCTATCTCTTACAGTGTGCCGGAAAACGTCGAAGAAAGTAAAAACAAGTATGTTTATCAGGAATATCAGCCTGGTTCCTTCTGA